A stretch of the Streptomyces ortus genome encodes the following:
- the trxA gene encoding thioredoxin, producing the protein MTSTVELTKENFDQTVTDNEFVLIDFWASWCGPCRQFAPVYEKAAEANSDLVFAKVDTEAQPELAAAFDIQSIPTLMIIRDQVAIFAQPGALPEAALEDVIGQARKLDMDEVRKSVAEQQAQQGQQAE; encoded by the coding sequence ATGACCAGCACCGTGGAGCTCACCAAGGAGAACTTCGACCAGACGGTCACGGACAACGAATTCGTCCTGATCGACTTCTGGGCGTCCTGGTGCGGCCCGTGCCGGCAGTTCGCCCCGGTCTACGAGAAGGCGGCGGAGGCCAATTCCGACCTGGTGTTCGCCAAGGTGGACACGGAGGCGCAGCCGGAACTGGCGGCGGCCTTCGACATCCAGTCGATCCCGACGCTGATGATCATCCGCGATCAGGTGGCGATCTTCGCCCAGCCGGGTGCGCTGCCCGAGGCCGCCCTGGAGGACGTCATCGGCCAGGCCCGCAAGCTCGACATGGACGAGGTCCGCAAGTCGGTCGCGGAACAGCAGGCGCAGCAGGGACAGCAGGCCGAGTAA
- a CDS encoding dihydrolipoyl dehydrogenase family protein translates to MTETETNVYDVVVLGAGPVGENVADRARAAGLSAAIVESELVGGECSYWACMPSKALLRPAIARADARKVPGLSQAVQGPLDASAVLAHRDYYTSNWKDDGQVQWLEGVGVDLYRGHGRLDGPRRVTVEGPDGERHVLTARHAVAVSTGTRAVLPDLPGIAEVKPWTSREATSAQAVPGRLVVVGGGVVGVEMATAWQALGSQVTLLVRGKGLLPRMEPFAGELIAEALGEAGADVRTGASVESVTREGGTVVVTTSTGDRIEADEILFATGRAPRTDDVGLETVGLTPGSWLEVDDSLRVTGTDWLYGVGDVNHRALLTHQGKYQARIAGAAIAARAAGVPLLETDTWGAHSATADLAAVPQVVFTDPEAGSVGLSLAEAEQAGHRVRAVDVDLSTVAGAGLYADGYRGRARMIVDLDSETLRGVTFVGPGVGELVHSATIAVVGEVPVNRLWHAVPSYPTVSEVWLRLLEAYRDSK, encoded by the coding sequence ATGACGGAAACGGAAACCAACGTGTACGACGTCGTGGTGCTAGGGGCCGGACCCGTGGGGGAGAACGTCGCCGACCGCGCCCGCGCGGCAGGCCTCTCCGCCGCGATCGTGGAGAGCGAACTGGTCGGCGGCGAGTGCTCGTACTGGGCCTGTATGCCCAGCAAGGCCCTGCTGCGCCCGGCGATCGCCCGCGCGGACGCCCGCAAGGTGCCCGGCCTGAGCCAGGCCGTGCAAGGCCCTCTCGACGCCTCGGCGGTCCTCGCCCACCGCGACTACTACACCTCGAACTGGAAGGACGACGGCCAGGTCCAGTGGCTGGAGGGCGTCGGAGTCGACCTCTACCGGGGACACGGCCGGCTCGACGGGCCGCGCCGGGTCACGGTCGAGGGCCCCGACGGGGAACGGCACGTCCTGACGGCCCGGCATGCCGTGGCCGTCAGCACCGGCACCCGGGCCGTACTGCCGGACCTGCCGGGGATCGCCGAGGTCAAGCCCTGGACCAGCCGCGAGGCCACCAGTGCTCAGGCCGTCCCGGGCCGCCTCGTCGTCGTCGGCGGCGGAGTCGTCGGCGTGGAGATGGCCACCGCCTGGCAGGCCCTCGGCTCCCAGGTCACGCTCCTCGTCCGCGGCAAGGGCCTGCTGCCCCGCATGGAGCCCTTCGCCGGCGAGCTGATCGCCGAGGCGCTCGGCGAGGCGGGCGCGGACGTGCGCACCGGCGCCTCCGTCGAGTCGGTGACACGGGAGGGCGGCACGGTCGTCGTCACCACCTCCACGGGCGACCGCATCGAGGCCGACGAGATCCTCTTCGCCACCGGACGCGCCCCTCGCACCGACGACGTCGGCCTGGAGACGGTCGGCCTCACCCCCGGTTCCTGGCTGGAGGTCGACGACAGCCTCCGGGTCACCGGCACGGACTGGCTGTACGGGGTCGGTGACGTCAACCACCGCGCCCTGCTCACCCACCAGGGCAAGTACCAGGCCCGGATCGCGGGCGCCGCCATCGCCGCGCGGGCGGCCGGCGTGCCGCTCCTGGAGACCGACACCTGGGGCGCGCACTCCGCGACCGCCGACCTCGCCGCCGTCCCCCAGGTCGTCTTCACCGACCCGGAGGCGGGCTCCGTGGGCCTCTCCCTCGCCGAGGCCGAGCAGGCGGGCCACCGCGTCAGGGCGGTCGACGTCGACCTCTCCACGGTCGCAGGCGCCGGCCTGTACGCCGACGGCTACCGCGGCCGGGCCCGGATGATCGTCGACCTGGACAGCGAGACCCTGCGCGGCGTCACCTTCGTCGGCCCCGGCGTCGGCGAGCTGGTCCACTCCGCCACGATCGCGGTCGTCGGAGAGGTCCCGGTGAACCGGCTGTGGCACGCGGTCCCGTCCTACCCGACGGTCAGCGAGGTGTGGCTGCGGCTGCTGGAGGCGTACCGCGACAGCAAGTAA
- a CDS encoding peptide deformylase, whose translation MASSSDLTPLRDRVEELLSRTGPLPIVAAGDPVLRGAAEPFDGQLDPALLARFVAALRDTMHAAPGVGLAAPQVGIPLRIAVIEDPAPVPDEIREVRGRVPLPFRVLVNPVYEPVGTERAAFFEGCLSVPGWQAVVARPARVRLLARDEHGGAVDEEFTGWPARIVQHETDHLDGTLYLDRAEPRSLSSNEAMARWWAQPTPSQAAKGLGFDL comes from the coding sequence ATGGCATCATCCAGTGACCTCACGCCCCTGCGCGACCGCGTGGAGGAACTCCTCTCCCGTACGGGCCCGTTGCCGATCGTCGCCGCCGGTGACCCCGTACTGCGCGGTGCGGCCGAGCCGTTCGACGGCCAGCTGGATCCCGCACTCCTGGCCCGCTTCGTCGCCGCCCTGCGCGACACCATGCACGCGGCCCCGGGGGTCGGGCTGGCCGCGCCCCAGGTGGGCATCCCGTTGCGGATCGCGGTGATCGAGGACCCGGCGCCCGTCCCGGACGAGATCCGCGAGGTACGCGGCCGGGTGCCGCTGCCCTTCCGGGTCCTGGTCAACCCGGTGTACGAGCCCGTGGGCACCGAACGTGCCGCGTTCTTCGAGGGCTGTCTGAGTGTGCCGGGCTGGCAGGCGGTGGTGGCGAGGCCCGCCCGGGTACGGCTCCTGGCGCGGGACGAGCACGGCGGGGCGGTGGACGAGGAGTTCACGGGCTGGCCGGCCCGGATCGTCCAGCACGAGACGGACCACCTCGACGGCACGCTCTACCTCGACCGCGCCGAACCGCGCTCGCTGTCCTCCAACGAGGCGATGGCGCGGTGGTGGGCCCAGCCGACTCCGTCGCAGGCGGCGAAGGGGCTGGGCTTCGACCTCTAG
- a CDS encoding PepSY-associated TM helix domain-containing protein: MSIAPAPETDESPPSTTPDPPRRGGWAPLRPLVLRLHFYAGVLVAPFLLVAATTGFLYAASFQAERILYSHEMTVPVGDGKLPISEQVAAARKAHPEGTVSAVRPSPEDDATTRVMLSGVSGIGETHTLAVFVDPYTAEVRGALEQYGSTGALPLRTWIDEFHANLKLGDDGRLYSELAASWLWVIAGGGLVLWFGRRRTQRRIRGTSGRRRTLGLHGSVGVWAAVGFIFLSATGLTWSTYAGANIDELRTSLRQATPSVSAAVGGEHAGHGSGSAEGGVEHGVGLDKVLAAARAKGLGDPVEIVPPADAESAYKVSQVQRSWPTKQDAVAVDPATGEVTDTVRFADYPVLAKLTRWGIDAHTGVLFGIVNQLVLMALALSLILLILWGYRMWWQRGRASAFGRPVPRGAWQQVPAHILVPLMAGIAVLGYFVPLLGISLAAFIAVDVILGEIAYRRGRRTYGTPKGTAT, translated from the coding sequence ATGTCCATCGCTCCCGCGCCCGAGACGGACGAGTCCCCGCCGTCCACCACCCCCGACCCGCCCAGACGCGGCGGCTGGGCGCCACTGCGCCCGCTGGTGCTGCGGCTGCACTTCTACGCCGGAGTGCTCGTCGCCCCGTTCCTGCTGGTCGCCGCCACGACCGGATTCCTCTACGCGGCGTCGTTCCAGGCCGAGAGGATCCTCTACTCGCACGAGATGACCGTCCCGGTCGGCGACGGGAAACTGCCGATCTCCGAGCAGGTCGCCGCCGCCCGCAAGGCCCACCCGGAGGGAACGGTCTCCGCGGTACGCCCCTCGCCCGAGGACGACGCGACGACCAGGGTGATGCTGTCCGGCGTCTCCGGCATCGGTGAGACCCACACCCTCGCGGTGTTCGTCGACCCGTACACCGCCGAGGTGCGCGGCGCGCTCGAACAGTACGGGTCCACCGGCGCCCTGCCGCTGCGCACCTGGATCGACGAGTTCCACGCGAATCTGAAGCTCGGTGACGACGGCCGCCTCTACAGCGAACTCGCCGCCAGCTGGCTGTGGGTGATCGCCGGCGGCGGCCTCGTCCTCTGGTTCGGCCGCCGTCGTACGCAGCGGAGGATACGCGGCACCAGCGGGCGCCGGCGCACCCTCGGTCTGCACGGTTCGGTCGGCGTCTGGGCCGCGGTCGGCTTCATCTTCCTCTCGGCGACGGGTCTGACCTGGTCGACGTACGCCGGAGCGAACATCGACGAACTGCGCACCTCGCTGCGCCAGGCGACCCCGTCGGTGTCGGCCGCCGTCGGGGGCGAACACGCCGGCCACGGCTCGGGGTCGGCCGAGGGCGGCGTCGAGCACGGCGTCGGCCTCGACAAGGTGCTGGCCGCCGCGCGGGCGAAGGGCCTGGGCGACCCGGTGGAGATCGTGCCGCCCGCGGACGCCGAGTCGGCCTACAAGGTCAGCCAGGTGCAGCGCAGTTGGCCCACCAAGCAGGACGCGGTCGCGGTCGACCCGGCGACCGGCGAGGTGACCGACACCGTACGGTTCGCCGACTACCCGGTGCTGGCGAAGCTCACCCGCTGGGGGATCGACGCGCACACCGGCGTCCTCTTCGGCATCGTCAACCAGTTGGTGCTGATGGCCCTCGCCCTCAGCCTCATCCTGCTGATCCTGTGGGGCTACCGCATGTGGTGGCAGCGGGGCCGAGCCTCGGCCTTCGGCCGGCCCGTCCCGCGCGGCGCCTGGCAGCAGGTGCCCGCGCACATCCTCGTCCCATTGATGGCGGGCATCGCCGTCCTCGGGTACTTCGTGCCCCTCCTCGGCATCTCGCTGGCCGCCTTCATCGCGGTGGACGTGATCCTGGGCGAGATCGCCTACCGGCGGGGCAGACGCACGTACGGCACCCCGAAGGGGACCGCCACGTAG
- a CDS encoding tetratricopeptide repeat protein, with amino-acid sequence MDTTYYDHGTTAERWERARMFFDAKDYAASARVLDSLVEEVPQETGPRLLLARAYYHSAQLSRAEAELRVLVERDPVEHYARLMLGRTLQRQGRDDEAGPHLRLASALAGDFDSL; translated from the coding sequence GTGGACACGACCTACTACGACCACGGGACGACCGCGGAGCGCTGGGAGCGCGCCCGGATGTTCTTCGACGCCAAGGACTACGCCGCCTCGGCGCGCGTTCTCGACAGTCTGGTCGAGGAGGTGCCGCAGGAGACGGGTCCCCGCCTGCTGCTGGCCCGGGCGTACTACCACTCGGCGCAGCTGAGCCGGGCGGAGGCCGAGCTGCGCGTCCTCGTCGAGCGTGACCCCGTGGAGCACTACGCCCGGCTCATGCTCGGCCGGACGCTCCAGCGCCAGGGCCGCGACGACGAGGCCGGGCCGCACCTGCGGCTCGCCTCGGCGCTCGCGGGAGATTTCGACTCCCTGTGA
- a CDS encoding pirin family protein gives MSNLDREAVPALCGGRGFVAAEPVRELLSPRRVKLGESSEVRRLLPNLGRRMVGAWCFVDHYGPDDIAEEPGMQVPPHPHMGLQTVSWLHEGEVLHRDSTGSLQTIRPRELGLMTSGRAISHSEESPKSHARFLHGAQLWVALPDSDRHTDPRFEHHGGLPVVTAPGLQATVILGGVDGAASPGTTYTPIVGADLALARGADVRLPLEPDFEYAVLSMSGEAHVDGVPLLPGSMLYLGCGRTELPLRAESDAGLMLLGGEPFEEELVMWWNFIGRSHQDIAQARSDWMESSRFGEVKGYDGGPLAAPDLPPGPLKARGRVR, from the coding sequence ATGAGCAATCTTGATCGCGAGGCCGTTCCCGCCCTGTGCGGCGGCCGGGGTTTCGTGGCGGCGGAGCCGGTACGTGAACTCCTCAGCCCCCGCCGGGTCAAGCTCGGCGAGTCCAGCGAGGTCCGGCGGCTGCTGCCCAACCTGGGCCGGCGCATGGTGGGCGCCTGGTGCTTCGTCGATCACTACGGTCCCGACGACATCGCCGAAGAGCCCGGGATGCAGGTTCCGCCGCATCCGCACATGGGCCTGCAGACCGTCAGCTGGCTGCACGAGGGCGAGGTGCTGCACCGCGACTCCACGGGCAGCCTGCAGACGATCCGCCCGCGTGAACTGGGCCTGATGACCTCCGGGCGGGCCATCAGCCACTCCGAGGAGAGCCCCAAGTCCCACGCCCGCTTCCTGCACGGCGCGCAGTTGTGGGTGGCGCTGCCCGACAGCGACCGGCACACCGACCCGCGTTTCGAACACCACGGCGGGCTGCCCGTCGTCACGGCACCCGGCCTCCAGGCCACGGTCATCCTGGGCGGAGTCGACGGCGCCGCCTCGCCCGGCACGACGTACACGCCGATCGTGGGCGCCGATCTGGCCCTCGCCCGGGGCGCGGACGTACGCCTGCCGCTGGAGCCGGACTTCGAGTACGCCGTGCTGTCCATGTCGGGGGAGGCCCACGTGGACGGCGTACCGCTGCTGCCCGGCTCCATGCTCTACCTCGGCTGCGGCCGCACCGAACTGCCCCTGCGGGCCGAGTCGGACGCCGGCCTGATGCTCCTGGGCGGCGAGCCGTTCGAGGAGGAGCTGGTCATGTGGTGGAACTTCATCGGACGGTCCCACCAGGACATCGCACAGGCCCGTTCGGACTGGATGGAGAGCTCGCGCTTCGGCGAGGTGAAGGGTTACGACGGCGGCCCACTCGCGGCGCCGGACCTGCCGCCCGGACCGCTGAAGGCGCGGGGACGGGTGCGCTGA
- a CDS encoding serine hydrolase domain-containing protein, which yields MSIRIEGTTTPDFASLADVFSAAFTGHDAMGAALCVRAGGETVVDLWGGTADPRDGTPWTKDTTSVIFSCTKGLVSILAARLVQDGLLDHRAPVAAYWPEFAAEGKGGITVADLLAHRSGLPAPRDLLNVEDVIDWDTVTGRLAAQRPLWAAGQGHAYHALTHGWLVGEVIRRVTGKTVGQYFDELVAAPLRADAWIGLPPEAAHRVAHMRAGSSLTALVAQQAAARVAGEVDWAERAMTLGHAFPPELVDATGGFNDPRVQAAEVPGAGGIASARALASIWSSTVVETDGVRLLDVGTVTDAIRPQTEGTPLFGGQPPFPRWGMGFQLPSLAREFVGPASFGHDGAGGQVAFADATHQVGFAFLTNLMEAGADHRATAIVDELRRILRQAAHGDHEDLEDRRR from the coding sequence ATGAGCATCCGCATCGAGGGCACCACCACCCCGGACTTCGCGTCCCTCGCCGATGTCTTCTCCGCGGCCTTCACCGGCCACGACGCCATGGGCGCGGCGCTCTGTGTCCGGGCGGGCGGTGAGACTGTCGTCGATCTGTGGGGCGGAACCGCCGACCCGCGCGACGGCACGCCGTGGACGAAGGACACCACGAGCGTCATCTTCTCCTGCACCAAGGGCCTCGTCTCGATCCTCGCCGCGCGCCTCGTGCAGGACGGCCTACTCGACCACCGGGCCCCCGTCGCCGCCTACTGGCCCGAGTTCGCCGCCGAGGGCAAGGGAGGGATCACGGTCGCCGATCTCCTCGCCCACCGGTCAGGACTTCCGGCGCCCCGCGACCTCCTGAACGTCGAGGACGTCATCGACTGGGACACCGTCACAGGCCGCCTGGCAGCCCAACGCCCCCTGTGGGCCGCCGGCCAGGGCCACGCGTACCACGCCCTGACCCATGGCTGGCTCGTCGGTGAGGTCATCCGCCGCGTCACCGGCAAGACGGTCGGCCAGTACTTCGACGAACTCGTCGCCGCCCCGCTGCGGGCCGACGCGTGGATCGGCCTGCCCCCCGAAGCCGCGCACCGGGTCGCCCACATGCGGGCCGGATCCAGCCTCACCGCACTCGTCGCGCAACAGGCGGCGGCACGCGTGGCCGGCGAAGTCGACTGGGCCGAGCGTGCCATGACCCTCGGCCACGCCTTCCCGCCGGAACTCGTCGACGCCACAGGCGGCTTCAACGACCCCCGCGTCCAGGCGGCGGAGGTGCCGGGAGCGGGCGGCATCGCGTCAGCCCGCGCACTGGCCTCGATCTGGTCGTCCACCGTGGTGGAGACCGACGGAGTACGACTGCTGGACGTCGGTACGGTCACCGACGCCATCCGGCCGCAGACCGAGGGCACCCCGCTCTTCGGCGGACAACCCCCCTTCCCGCGCTGGGGCATGGGATTCCAACTCCCCTCCCTGGCACGCGAGTTCGTAGGCCCCGCCTCCTTCGGGCACGACGGGGCGGGCGGACAGGTCGCCTTCGCCGACGCGACGCACCAGGTCGGATTCGCGTTTCTGACCAACCTCATGGAAGCGGGTGCCGACCACCGCGCCACCGCGATCGTGGACGAACTCCGCCGCATCCTCCGCCAAGCGGCCCATGGGGACCATGAGGACCTTGAGGACAGGCGCCGGTAG
- a CDS encoding glycosyl hydrolase family 32: protein MTFQLDHAWVWDFWFADDGDTFHLFYLHAPKSLGDPELRHRHARIGHATSVDLIDWQDHGPVFTAGEPGAFDETATWTGSVLRGPDGGWRMFYTGTRFLDSGANIETIGVATSPDLHTWTKQPGPVAEADGRWYEKLGSSSWPEEAWRDPWVFPDPAGDGWHMLLTARADHGAIDDRGVIGHATSPDLQVWTVRPPLSRVGAGFAHLEVPQIATVDGHRVLLLSCDTPRLSAARREAGQVGGVWSVPAPTALGPYPVEDATLVIEESRYSGRLVEDRTGRSVLLAFDNSTTEDGFAGSISDPLPVAWSAERHGIVPLALQSEGTQT, encoded by the coding sequence ATGACATTTCAGCTCGACCACGCCTGGGTGTGGGACTTCTGGTTCGCCGATGACGGCGACACCTTCCACCTGTTCTACCTCCACGCCCCCAAGAGCCTGGGGGATCCGGAGCTGCGGCACCGCCACGCCCGGATCGGGCACGCCACCTCCGTCGACCTGATCGACTGGCAGGACCACGGACCGGTCTTCACCGCCGGAGAACCCGGGGCCTTCGACGAGACCGCCACCTGGACGGGCAGCGTGCTGCGCGGACCCGACGGCGGCTGGCGGATGTTCTACACCGGGACCCGCTTCCTCGACTCCGGCGCCAACATCGAAACCATCGGTGTCGCCACCTCCCCGGACCTGCACACCTGGACGAAGCAGCCCGGACCGGTCGCCGAGGCGGACGGCCGCTGGTACGAGAAACTGGGGAGTTCGAGCTGGCCCGAGGAGGCCTGGCGCGATCCCTGGGTGTTCCCGGATCCGGCCGGGGACGGCTGGCACATGCTCCTCACGGCCCGGGCCGACCACGGGGCCATCGACGACCGGGGCGTGATCGGGCACGCGACATCACCCGATCTTCAGGTGTGGACCGTCCGCCCGCCCCTCAGCCGGGTCGGCGCCGGCTTCGCCCACCTGGAAGTCCCCCAGATCGCCACCGTCGACGGCCACCGCGTACTGCTGCTGTCCTGCGACACCCCACGGCTGTCCGCCGCACGGCGTGAAGCCGGCCAGGTCGGAGGCGTCTGGAGCGTTCCGGCCCCCACGGCCCTCGGCCCCTATCCGGTCGAGGACGCCACGCTGGTCATCGAGGAGTCCCGCTACAGCGGGCGCCTCGTCGAAGACCGGACCGGCCGGAGCGTGCTGCTCGCCTTCGACAACTCCACCACCGAGGACGGCTTCGCGGGCTCGATTTCCGACCCCCTCCCCGTGGCCTGGTCGGCGGAGCGGCACGGCATCGTCCCGCTGGCCCTGCAGAGCGAAGGCACCCAGACATGA
- a CDS encoding carbohydrate ABC transporter permease — protein sequence MVVNKTEAVIGRVVLVVVLILTLLPLAGMLSGALQPADRIPDGFSWPSDPQWGNFAVAFRTAHVWELLGSSTLIVLGVVPLSLLLSTLAGYALGNLRIAGGRVVFVLLLLGLTIPFEAIIIPIYYEISSMGLLNTQWAVILPLIGLYMPFSVVWMRAHFVGVPTELSEAARIDGASVFQEIRRVQIPLAMPALSSLAILLFLWTWNQFLLPLVLVDDPDKRTMAGALGAFQGQYINQLPLLFAGALIIMLPTIVIYVIFQRQFIKALLQGAVKG from the coding sequence ATGGTCGTCAACAAGACGGAAGCGGTCATCGGACGCGTCGTCCTCGTCGTCGTGCTGATCCTCACCCTGCTGCCGCTCGCCGGCATGCTCTCCGGCGCCCTGCAGCCCGCAGACCGCATCCCGGACGGGTTCTCCTGGCCCAGCGATCCCCAGTGGGGCAACTTCGCCGTCGCCTTCCGGACCGCGCACGTGTGGGAACTGCTCGGCTCCAGCACCCTGATCGTCCTGGGGGTCGTCCCGCTCAGCCTGCTCCTGTCGACGCTGGCCGGCTACGCCCTGGGCAACCTGCGCATCGCCGGCGGGCGGGTTGTCTTCGTCCTGCTGTTGCTGGGACTGACCATCCCCTTCGAAGCGATCATCATCCCGATCTACTACGAGATCAGCTCCATGGGACTGCTCAACACCCAGTGGGCGGTGATCCTTCCGCTGATCGGGCTGTACATGCCTTTCAGCGTCGTCTGGATGCGCGCGCACTTCGTCGGCGTACCCACCGAACTCTCCGAGGCGGCCCGCATCGACGGTGCGAGCGTCTTCCAGGAGATCCGCCGTGTCCAGATCCCGTTGGCCATGCCGGCCCTCTCCTCGCTGGCCATCCTGCTGTTCCTGTGGACCTGGAACCAGTTCCTGCTGCCGCTGGTCCTGGTCGACGATCCCGACAAGCGCACCATGGCCGGGGCCCTGGGAGCGTTCCAGGGGCAGTACATCAACCAGCTCCCCCTGCTGTTCGCGGGTGCGCTGATCATCATGCTGCCGACGATCGTGATCTACGTCATCTTCCAGCGCCAGTTCATCAAGGCGCTTCTCCAGGGCGCGGTCAAGGGCTGA
- a CDS encoding carbohydrate ABC transporter permease translates to MTNDVRTHENPKPTAAALRRPDEGAHAAGVGTSARRRGRPSVQRSARHRLAIGWLFVLPALAFFGTFVIYPLITAVQYSFYRWNGIGASTWVGVDNYVRVFTDPELLISIVNALILIVFFTVIPVASGLALATLIRTMRPGPFATVARTVLFLPQIIPLVAAGIAWSWMYAQTGTVNTLLDSVGLGFLARSWLAGFGTALPAVGLIGSWVLTGLCTILLLTGIGKIDTSLYEAARLDGAGWWREFVTVTLPGLRQEIAVLVTITVIAALSSFDIIYTTTKGGPGTSTLVPGISIFRLAFTQSEVGLASAFGIILLALVLLAVLPIQLLARERD, encoded by the coding sequence ATGACCAACGATGTCCGCACGCATGAGAACCCCAAGCCGACCGCGGCGGCACTGCGGCGACCCGACGAGGGCGCTCATGCTGCGGGCGTCGGCACCTCCGCCCGGCGCCGCGGCCGTCCCTCCGTGCAGCGGTCGGCCCGGCATCGGCTGGCCATCGGCTGGCTGTTCGTCCTGCCGGCGCTGGCGTTCTTCGGCACCTTCGTGATCTACCCGTTGATCACGGCCGTGCAGTACTCGTTCTACCGCTGGAACGGCATCGGCGCCTCCACATGGGTCGGCGTCGACAACTACGTGCGGGTCTTCACCGATCCGGAACTGCTGATCTCGATCGTCAACGCGCTGATCCTCATCGTCTTCTTCACGGTGATCCCGGTCGCCTCCGGCCTGGCCCTGGCGACCTTGATCCGCACGATGCGGCCCGGCCCCTTCGCCACCGTCGCCCGCACGGTGCTGTTCCTTCCGCAGATCATCCCGCTGGTCGCCGCCGGTATCGCCTGGTCGTGGATGTACGCGCAGACGGGCACGGTCAACACCCTTCTCGACTCCGTCGGTCTGGGCTTCCTCGCCCGGTCCTGGCTGGCGGGCTTCGGGACCGCCCTGCCCGCCGTCGGCCTCATCGGCTCCTGGGTACTGACCGGCCTGTGCACCATCCTGCTGCTCACCGGCATCGGGAAGATCGACACTTCCCTGTACGAGGCGGCCCGGCTGGACGGGGCGGGCTGGTGGCGGGAGTTCGTGACCGTCACCCTTCCCGGACTGCGGCAGGAGATCGCGGTGCTGGTCACCATCACCGTCATCGCCGCGCTGAGCAGCTTCGACATCATCTACACCACCACCAAGGGCGGTCCGGGAACCAGCACGCTCGTGCCCGGCATCTCGATCTTCCGGCTCGCCTTCACCCAGAGCGAAGTCGGCCTGGCGTCCGCCTTCGGGATCATCCTCCTCGCACTCGTCCTCCTGGCGGTGCTGCCCATTCAACTGCTGGCAAGGGAACGAGACTGA
- a CDS encoding ABC transporter substrate-binding protein, with protein MAHTSIRPAGNRRAAPPARRRPAVTAAAVLSGLVLAGCAPGSPEASPTASGKVSLKLPSDKITIKIQDEAGFPVTDDLADEFTKQHPNVTFKVVRDSFANLTANAPRLLASADAPDLIRLPTIGDTVKDGLLTNLDPYFKGYGWDKFSAGQLAASRMSAEGVRGEGPLYQMGLGYSVTGIYVNQKYAKQLGLSGAPSTIAELERWMARAKAAKILPVQIGMQDGVGTFALQALINQYGDKADLVDWMFNKPGATFDTAASLKGATTFKKWADAGYFPSDVNAINYTTMVSNFHAGKGLLMFDGNWDAAKTDKAMGQGAARFVLAPPAAADGPYVAMGAANSFAIPAKAKHADATAFFLNWIHTDPKARQIVVDVTGASPGGDPSKALPKVKDGSLTAQALAASAKVASDDGFVDFMANTTAGIYAGAFQPDEQKLLTRRMEPKAFVTAIQEYYAKELAG; from the coding sequence ATGGCACACACGTCGATCCGCCCCGCCGGGAACCGCAGAGCCGCACCACCCGCACGCCGGAGGCCGGCCGTCACGGCCGCGGCCGTGCTGAGCGGGCTCGTCCTGGCCGGGTGCGCGCCGGGATCCCCGGAAGCCAGCCCGACCGCGTCGGGCAAGGTGAGCCTGAAGCTCCCGTCCGACAAGATCACGATCAAGATCCAGGACGAAGCGGGCTTCCCCGTCACCGACGACCTGGCCGACGAGTTCACGAAGCAGCACCCGAATGTCACCTTCAAGGTCGTCCGTGACAGCTTCGCCAACCTCACCGCCAACGCGCCGCGCCTGCTGGCCAGTGCCGACGCCCCCGACCTCATTCGGCTGCCCACCATCGGGGACACCGTCAAGGACGGCCTCCTGACCAACCTCGACCCGTACTTCAAGGGCTACGGGTGGGACAAGTTCTCCGCCGGCCAGCTGGCCGCGTCCCGGATGAGTGCCGAGGGAGTCCGAGGCGAGGGCCCGCTCTACCAGATGGGCCTCGGCTACAGCGTCACGGGCATCTACGTGAACCAGAAGTACGCCAAGCAACTGGGCCTCTCCGGGGCGCCGTCGACCATCGCGGAGCTGGAGCGGTGGATGGCCAGGGCGAAGGCCGCCAAGATCCTTCCCGTGCAGATCGGTATGCAGGACGGCGTGGGCACGTTCGCACTCCAGGCGCTGATCAACCAGTACGGCGACAAGGCCGACCTGGTGGACTGGATGTTCAACAAGCCCGGCGCCACCTTCGACACCGCCGCCAGCCTCAAGGGCGCCACGACGTTCAAGAAGTGGGCCGACGCGGGGTACTTCCCGTCCGACGTGAACGCGATCAACTACACGACGATGGTGTCCAACTTCCACGCCGGCAAGGGCCTGTTGATGTTCGACGGGAACTGGGACGCCGCGAAGACCGACAAGGCGATGGGGCAGGGCGCCGCCCGGTTCGTCCTGGCACCCCCGGCCGCCGCCGACGGCCCGTACGTGGCGATGGGCGCCGCGAACTCCTTCGCCATCCCCGCCAAGGCGAAGCACGCCGACGCAACGGCCTTCTTCCTGAACTGGATCCACACCGATCCCAAGGCCCGTCAGATCGTGGTCGACGTCACGGGCGCCTCCCCGGGGGGCGACCCCTCCAAGGCGCTGCCGAAGGTGAAGGACGGTTCGCTGACCGCGCAGGCCCTGGCGGCGTCGGCGAAGGTCGCCTCCGATGACGGATTCGTCGACTTCATGGCCAACACCACGGCGGGCATCTATGCGGGCGCCTTCCAGCCGGACGAGCAGAAGCTGCTGACCCGGCGCATGGAACCCAAGGCGTTCGTGACGGCGATCCAGGAGTACTACGCCAAGGAGCTGGCGGGCTGA